Genomic DNA from Streptomyces sp. AM 2-1-1:
TGGCCGCGGCGAGGTGGCGCTCGGGCGTCCAGCCGGTGCCGTCGGCGGAGAGGCTGCCCTCCACCTCACCGCCCTGCGCGTCGGCGACCTTGACCGTGGTCAGCTTGCCCTTGGCGGCCGATATCTTCAGCGCTCCGCTGGTCTCGACCGAGGAGGCGCCGTCCTGCGGCGCGATGGTCACGACCGCCTCGGAGGCGGTCGTGTCCTCCACCGTGCCGCTGCCGTTCTCGGCACCGCTCCCGCTGCCCGAACCGCTCCCGCTGCCACTGGTGCCGCCGCACGCCGTCACCAGCAGAAGCAGTGCGCCCAGCAGCAGCGCGAGGATTCCGGGGCCGCGGCGCCCGCGCGTCTCCCCGCCGGTCCCGGCCGCACGTCCCCGTATCGGTATCCCGCTCATCGTGGTCGTCTCCCCTCGTGCGGCCTGGCCCCAGCCGGCCCCGCACACCCCGCGCGTCGTCGAACATGCGCGCCTGTCGAGAAGAGAACCACACGGCTCCCGGCAGGAAGGTCGTGCGGATGTCACCGTTCAGTCCCAAGTTGGACCGGCACATGCGCAGGTGGCACGGGGTACGGCCGATGTCCGCGGGGAGCCGCCGCGACCCGTCTCTCAGCGCAGTGCGGAACCCGCCTTCCACCGCTTCCAGTCGAGGTTCCAGCCGCTGAGTCCGTTGTCCGGGGCGACCTGCCGGTCCTCCGAGTTGACGACCTCCACCACGTCACCGACGAGGGTGCGGTCGAAGAACCAGCCGGCCGGGGCGGAGGCGCTGCCGCCCTTCTCGTCCCGCAGCCCGATGCAGCCGTGGCTGACGTTCGCGGAGCCGAAGGTGTCCTCGGGGGCCCAGTAGTTGCCGTGCAGGAAGGTGCCGGACTCGGTGAGCCGGATGGCGTGCGGCACGTCCTTGATGTCGTACTCGCCGCCGAAACCCACGGTCCGCCCGTCCATCCGGGTCACCTCGTGGAGCTCGCTGACCACCATCTTCCCGTTGTACGTGGTGGTCTTCGGGGCCCCGGCGGTGATCGGCACGGTGGTGACCGGCTCGCCGTCGCGGCGCACCTCCATGGTGTGCTCGGCCGCGTCGACCAGGGAGGTCTGGGAGCGGCCCACGGTGAAGCGGACCCGCTTGCTCTGGCTGCCGTACACCCCCGGCGCGCCCTCCACGTCCCGCAGCCCGATGTCGACGGTGACCTCGGTGCCCGGTTCCCAGTACTTCTCCGGGCGGAAGTCGAGCCGGTCCCTGCCGAACCAGTGGCCGGACACCTCCACGGCGGGGTCGGCGGTGACCTCGATCGCGCGCTGCACCGCCGCCCGGTCGGTGACGGGGCTGCTGAAGTCGAAGGAGACGATCATCCCGGTGCCGACCGTGGAGCGGTGTTCCGGTTTGAAGTAGCCGATGAAGTGGTGCCCGGGGATCAGCGTGGTGAAGGTGGTGTGCCGGGCCGAGCGGCGCCCGGCTCCGTCCACGGCCACCGCGTCGACGCTGTACTTCGCGGCGAGCCGGAGCTGCCCCTTGCCCCCCGCGGGGGACCATCGCCGGCCGTCCGCGGAGATCCGGCCGGTGACGCGGTCGCGCCGGGCGTCCTCGATCTGCGCCACCTCGACGCTCTCCAGGTGCCCGTCCGGAACCTCCACCTCGATCCGGGTGGAAGCGCCGACGTTCTTCGCGCCGTCCGCCGGGAGGACCCGGATCACGTCCTCGGGGGCGCGCGCCTTCCCGTTGACGAAGGGGATTCCTCCGGTGCAGCCGGTCAGTACGGCCGCGACCGCCAGTAGTCCTGCCCATGTCAGCACGGCGGCCGGACCGGTCCGTGCTCTCTTCGCTGTGTGAGTCACGCACCCCCAACGACCGGAGCCGCTCAGGGGAAACGTGAGTGTGGGCCTCCCGGTGGGCAGAACAGGGGGGAGGACTTCACCGGGAGGCCGCGGCCGGGACGCCGTGCGGCTCCCGGACTTGCCCGTCCCCACGAGCCGCAGGAGGCCGGGAGTGTCGAGCGCAGCCGAGCAGGAAGCCGTGCAGGAGCCGGTACGTCCGGGGCGTGCGGGCGACGGGCCGCCGCCCGGCTCCACCCGTGTGCCGCACTCCGGCACCTCCGCCGTGCCCCGGGCCGCGGCCGCGCCGCCCCCGGTGTGGCCGGGCGCGCCCATGCCGCTGGGCGCGCGGTTCCGGGTGGGCCCGGACGGGGTGGCGGGTACCAACTTCGCCCTGTGGGCGGGCGGGGCGGAGGCCGTCGAACTCTGCCTCTTCGACGAGGCGGGCCAGGAGACGCGGTGCCGGCTGACCGAGCTGACCCACGAGATCTGGCACGGTTTCGTGCCGGGGGTGCGGCCGGGCCGGCGGTACGGCTACCGCGTCCACGGCCGCTGGGACCCGTGGACGGGGGCCCGCTGGAACGCCGCGAAACTGCTGCTCGACCCGTACGCCCGCGCCGTGGACGGAACGTTCACCCTGCCGCCCGAGGTCTACGGCCACATGCGCGACTGGCCGCAGCAGCACGTCGCCGACACCGTGCGCGACGAGCGCGACTCCGCCCCGTTCGTGCCGAAGGGGGTCGTCGTCCACGACGACCTCGCGGGCGGTGAGGACGAGTGGATGGACGACCGGCGCCCCAAGACGCCGTGGGCCGACTCCGTCATCTACGAGCTGCACGTGCGCGGCTTCACCAAGCTGCACCCCGGCATCCCGCCCGAGCTGCGCGGCACGTACGCCGGCCTCGCCCATCCCGCCGCCATCGAGCACCTGAAGCGGCTGGGGGTGACGGCGGTGGAGCTGCTGCCGGTGCACCAGTTCGCGCACGAGGACCATCTGCTCCGGCGCGGGATGCACAACTACTGGGGCTACAACTCGATCGGCTACTTCGCCCCGCACGCCGACTACGCGGCGAGCGGTACCGCCGGGGCGCAGGTCGGCGAGTTCAAGGGGATGGTGCGCGCCCTGCACGACGCGGGGATCGAGGTGATCCTGGACGTCGTCTACAACCACACCGCCGAGGCGGGCGAGTTGGGTCCGACCCTCTCCATGCGGGGGGTCGACAACCGCGGCTACTACCGCCTGCAGGCCGACGCCCGCCGGTACGCCGACTACACCGGTTGCGGCAACACCCTGCACGTGGTGCAGCCGCACGTGCTGCGCCTGATCACCGACTCGCTGCGGTACTGGGTGACGGAGATGGGCGTCGACGGGTTCCGCTTCGACCTGGCGGCGGCACTCGCCCGCTCCATGCACGACGTGGACATGCTCTCGCCGTTCCTCGCGGTGATCGCCCAGGACCCGGTGCTGCGCCGGGTCAAGCTGATCGCCGAGCCGTGGGACGTGGGCAACGGCGGTTACCAGGTGGGCGCGTTCCCGCCCCTGTGGACCGAGTGGAACGACCGCTACCGCGACGCCGTGCGCGACTTCTGGCGGGGCGCGCTGGGGGACGTGCGCGACCTCGGCTACCGCCTCTCCGGCTCCAGCGACCTGTACGCGTGGGGCGGGCGCCGCCCGTACGCCTCGGTCAACTTCGTCACCGCGCACGACGGTTTCACCCTGCGCGACCTGGTGAGCTACGAGCACAAGCACAACGAGGCCAACGGCGAGGGCAACCG
This window encodes:
- a CDS encoding Ig-like domain-containing protein gives rise to the protein MTHTAKRARTGPAAVLTWAGLLAVAAVLTGCTGGIPFVNGKARAPEDVIRVLPADGAKNVGASTRIEVEVPDGHLESVEVAQIEDARRDRVTGRISADGRRWSPAGGKGQLRLAAKYSVDAVAVDGAGRRSARHTTFTTLIPGHHFIGYFKPEHRSTVGTGMIVSFDFSSPVTDRAAVQRAIEVTADPAVEVSGHWFGRDRLDFRPEKYWEPGTEVTVDIGLRDVEGAPGVYGSQSKRVRFTVGRSQTSLVDAAEHTMEVRRDGEPVTTVPITAGAPKTTTYNGKMVVSELHEVTRMDGRTVGFGGEYDIKDVPHAIRLTESGTFLHGNYWAPEDTFGSANVSHGCIGLRDEKGGSASAPAGWFFDRTLVGDVVEVVNSEDRQVAPDNGLSGWNLDWKRWKAGSALR
- the glgX gene encoding glycogen debranching protein GlgX — translated: MSSAAEQEAVQEPVRPGRAGDGPPPGSTRVPHSGTSAVPRAAAAPPPVWPGAPMPLGARFRVGPDGVAGTNFALWAGGAEAVELCLFDEAGQETRCRLTELTHEIWHGFVPGVRPGRRYGYRVHGRWDPWTGARWNAAKLLLDPYARAVDGTFTLPPEVYGHMRDWPQQHVADTVRDERDSAPFVPKGVVVHDDLAGGEDEWMDDRRPKTPWADSVIYELHVRGFTKLHPGIPPELRGTYAGLAHPAAIEHLKRLGVTAVELLPVHQFAHEDHLLRRGMHNYWGYNSIGYFAPHADYAASGTAGAQVGEFKGMVRALHDAGIEVILDVVYNHTAEAGELGPTLSMRGVDNRGYYRLQADARRYADYTGCGNTLHVVQPHVLRLITDSLRYWVTEMGVDGFRFDLAAALARSMHDVDMLSPFLAVIAQDPVLRRVKLIAEPWDVGNGGYQVGAFPPLWTEWNDRYRDAVRDFWRGALGDVRDLGYRLSGSSDLYAWGGRRPYASVNFVTAHDGFTLRDLVSYEHKHNEANGEGNRDGTGDNRSWNCGAEGESDDPEINALRRRQLRNLLTTLLLSTGVPMLVAGDEMGRTQGGNNNAYCQDNEISWVDWSLLEDPGWRGLTELTARVLRLRHTHPVLRRRAFFSGRPQAADGLRDLAWFTPRGEEMTAQDWYAPAATLGLFLSGRDIPGRDARGEQIVDDSFLAILHAADRPADFLLPGAPWADAYSLVLDTSREDQSAEPGTVHAGGTVLRVPGRSVLLLRVTD